The Herpetosiphonaceae bacterium DNA window GCCGCGCTGCGGCGTTGAGCTTTCCCCACGAGGCGATCGTCTACGTGCTTGCGCTTGGCGCACCTGCACATGGTGCGGATGCATAGACGATGGATTCAGAGGTCGCAGATATGGCACGCTTCGATCGCGAGGGTGGCACGACCATCGATGAGCAGACGATCATCGAACGATTGAAGATGGAGGTTGTCGTACGGAGCACGTCGCGCTCGACAGCGCTGCTCCCTGGCTTCAGTGCGACCGCTCGAACGGCGATTGGTCGCGAACCGATCTATGGATCTGCGACCGGATCGTCTCCGGAGCTGGCACGACGCCGAGCCGTGATGGAGTGTGTTGAGCGCTATGCCCAATTTGGATGCTATGCGCCACCGGTTGCCGTCGTCGATACCTACGCGGCATTGATGCCCGATGCAATTTCGCCGCTGGCGTGTGGACTCTACAGCGCGGCGCAGTATGCGAGCCCAGACTTCGGCCTTGCCGCCTTCTCAGAGCAGGAGCCGCTCGAATGGCTTGACGTGGTTGATCTCACCACGGGCGCGCCCCGTTTGCTGCCCGTGGAATTTATCTACCCACGCGCGAGTCTCACACGTCAGCCGTTGGTTGCCGAGACATCAAGCGGTACAGCAGCCCATAGTGAGCCGACAGCCGCGACCGTAGCGGCGCTCTGCGAGCTCGTCGAGCGCGATAGCTTTATGCAATTCTGGTACCGACAGCCGACGACACAGACGATCCCCATCCGGACGATCCCGCAGCCGGACATCCGCGCCGCGCTCC harbors:
- a CDS encoding YcaO-like family protein, whose product is MARFDREGGTTIDEQTIIERLKMEVVVRSTSRSTALLPGFSATARTAIGREPIYGSATGSSPELARRRAVMECVERYAQFGCYAPPVAVVDTYAALMPDAISPLACGLYSAAQYASPDFGLAAFSEQEPLEWLDVVDLTTGAPRLLPVEFIYPRASLTRQPLVAETSSGTAAHSEPTAATVAALCELVERDSFMQFWYRQPTTQTIPIRTIPQPDIRAALQEMQAVGYVVTVCSLVYDVALPCFLVLALKGDTFAYGLGCHPSRYHALHHAMLELAAGISTLHEGPLVRQIHGSLLDVRTPADHYHLYNGGPFHQVLRQVLSQVLRVGEAEASQTIEAQATTDEQALAHVLDALAACRYRAYGCDITPAVVADYGTTVQRVLIPGLIPIHFGYQRWRLGCRRLTQPTATGRLATLLPHFMA